A genomic segment from Gracilinanus agilis isolate LMUSP501 chromosome 1, AgileGrace, whole genome shotgun sequence encodes:
- the C1QTNF8 gene encoding complement C1q tumor necrosis factor-related protein 8: MGAFLFMLSILVLHAVAWPDLGQSKQSAQKCVRCCSPAGPPAAIPAPSNRMSNYPSWVMPRLQPTIDITILKGEKGESGEKGQSGVSGKEGIPGQRGYRGRKGQKGQIGLPGNSCKHVYEAFSVGRKKVLHSSDYFQDVTFDTEFVNLYKHFNMFTGRFSCYVAGIYFFNLNVHTWNFKETYLHLMRNDQEAAILYTQPSDRSIMQSQSLMLDLEEGDEVWVRMFKRERENAIYSEESDIYITFNGHLIKPAED; encoded by the exons ATGGGAGCCTTCCTCTTTATGCTGTCCATTTTGGTGTTACATGCTGTGGCCTGGCCAGATCTGGGACAATCCAAGCAGAGTGCCCAGAAGTGTGTACGATGCTGTAGCCCTGCAGGACCCCCTGCTGCCATCCCTGCACCTTCCAACAGGATGAGTAACTATCCCTCATGGGTGATGCCCCGGCTTCAACCCACCATTGATATTACCATCCTTAAAG GAGAGAAAGGTGAATCAGGAGAGAAAGGTCAATCTGGagtgagtgggaaagaggggatacCAGGCCAGCGGGGATACAGAGGACGGAAAGGCCAGAAGGGACAAATCGGTCTGCCAGGGAACTCCTGCAAGCATGTCTATGAAGCCTTCTCTGTGGGCCGGAAAAAGGTTCTCCACAGCTCTGACTATTTCCAAGATGTCACGTTCGACACAGAGTTTGTGAATCTCTACAAGCATTTTAACATGTTCACGGGCCGGTTTTCCTGCTATGTGGCTGGCATCTACTTTTTCAATCTGAATGTGCATACCTGGAATTTCAAGGAGACCTATCTTCACCTGATGAGGAATGACCAGGAGGCAGCCATCCTGTACACCCAGCCCAGTGACCGGAGCATCATGCAGAGTCAGAGCCTCATGCTCGACCTGGAGGAAGGAGATGAGGTCTGGGTACGGATGTTCAAGAGAGAACGAGAGAATGCCATCTACAGTGAGGAGTCTGACATCTATATCACCTTCAATGGCCACCTGATTAAACCTGCTGAGGATTAG